ACAACCACTCCCTCCTGACATCCCACCCCAATTTCTTAGCAGACAACACTGGTCTTGATGTTGGACAAAGATGAATTATTGTCTTGACTCTTTCCCTGTCATTTCTGAGAAGACACAGAGCTGGCTATAGCCATCTCACCTCAACCAAAGCCCCATCCAATTTCTGGTTAGGCATACAGGGTATTACCTGGGCAGCTGGGTGGCCTGCTGAGGATCCCTTCCCCAAATGAACTCCTAGCCAGTTGATCCCAGGCTTAGGAATGAATAATGAAAGGATGCAGTGTATTCAGTTCCCGTGGCACCTGCTAGGTTGCTGCTTCGCCGACTGGTGCCCACTCCCCCTCCTGTCTGTCCCCCATCAATGCTTCTGCCCAACCCCCACAGGGAGGTTGACGCAGATGCTAATCACTAATCTCTAATCTTCTAATGGGTCAGGCTGATCTTGGATCAGCTCATGAGCAGCTCTACACCTCAGGACTGATGTCTAGTGTTGGGTGGGAACAGGGTCACTGGGCTGTCACAGAAAGGGGGGCAAAGACCTAAcatcctctctgagcctcagttttcctatctGTTCATTAGGAATGAAATCAACAAATTCTGGACTAAAGACCAGAGTTCAGCAAGTAGGAAGCTTAAGATCAGTATTAAATGAGCTTCTGGTATGCCTGGTGGCTGATACACTAGAATTTGGTCTTAGCTTGGTCACCAACTGGCTAATGAATCTGCTGTAACAACTGTAACAACtttccttctctgagcctcagtttctagGTATGTatagaggggaaagagagaaaacctGCAATTCCTATGACCTTAAGCAGTTTGACATGATGGATGGTGAGCTGGTGGGATGAAGAAGAGCTCACCTTAATGCTGCAGCCTCCTCGGCTACCAGGGGAAGAGTGGCTGAAGGTGGTGACATGAGTAACACTGCCCAAGCGCGACAGGGTCCCAGGGCTGCTGACATGGGTGATGGTGCTCTTAGCCCCACTGCTGGTGCTGAGGAGCGTGGAGGGCGCACGCAGCCCCAGTGTCAGTTCTGGGTAGGGAGAAGGGCTGCTGTCAGGAACTGGTGGGATGATGGTTGTGCCAACCAAGGTTGGTGGCGCTCTTGTTCCCAGTGCACCCCTTGGAGATACCCTGAGCCTTGGCCACAGCATCTGTCCTCTGTGCAGAGCTGGGTAACTTCAGGCACTCACCCCCAGTAGTGGGGAGATGGTGGGGAGGCCTACCTGCCCTCTGGTTGCCTGTGGGCAGCAGCACCCGGCCTGTGGAGGCCTGGCCACGGCCATCCTTGATCTCGATGGTGAATGTAGTCTTCATACTGCTCCCTGGCTCAGCAATACCGACGGCCACGGGCAGCTGGGTACTGGGTTCCTCTGAACAGGCCACAGGCCCCCCTGCTCTGTTTTCAAGGGACCTGGCAGCCAAGCTCCGCCCCCTTGGGCCCTCCTCTTGGGGGCAGCTCCGAAGCTGGGCCAGGGGCTGGGCTGTTCCTCTTTGCTTGAACTGGGAGGAGGTGTCACTGGGGCCCTGAGAGGAGGAGCTGTTAGAGGAGGCAGCAGGGGTGGTGCTGATGAAGGAGGGGCCCAGGAGCTTTGTGGGAGTCGGGGAACCTAAAGCTGCCCGGGGTGGGCCATCCTGGAGCCTGGCAGCTGTAGGAGAATTGGATGTGAGCTTGCGAACGCGGTCTCTCACAGAGCCAGCCCGCTGGAATGGAGAAGGTCCGCTGGCAAGGGGAGTGGACTCTAGAAAGAACAGGAGGGCTGTTAGTGGCTAAATGGGACAGGGACTTCCCAGATCCTGGGGTGCTGAGAATAGGTAGTACCTTGGTTCTGGGCTGGCTGGTGGGGGCTCAGCACAGATACGGAGCGTTGGCAGGGCTGGGGGCTAGCCAGATCTGGCAGGTTCAGGAGTAGGTGGCAGCCATGCccgggaagagaaagaagagtgaaTTGGAGGGGATCCATTTCTTATATTCCCCTCCTCTACATCTCCCTAGCCTCTCAACCCCTTTGTATACCCCAAACTTCCCCACCCCCTCCTGTATCATCCAGTGCTAAGGCCTTCCTACTCAGCCACATCTCTCCCATAGGCAGTCACTTCCCTTGCCTCCTACCCTGACCCCAGGGTGACTTGGGACACTTCTGGGGGCCAGGGCTAAACCTGAGCTAGAGGAATGGTGTCTAGATCCTCCCTACTGATGGGGATAGGGGACAGCCCCCCTGGCCAGCACTGCCCATGGCTCTGGCTGGGAGATGGGCGCACTCCCTTATTGGGAAAAAGAATGTGCCTGAGGCCCGTTGCCTTTCAAGGCTGCAGGGAGGCCTCTGGCCATGGGTGGCAGGGGTGGGCCTGGCCAGGGGCGGGGACACCTCAGGGGCAGTCAGGGATTGCCTAAACCTGAGGAGGCTGCAGCTATCCAGGCATCAGTGCATTCTACAGTCAGGGAAAGGGAGTCTGGGGCAGGGAAAGGCAGATGCCTGTAGCTATCCCTGATGGAACCCTCACCTGCTCTTTTTGTATTGGAAGGACCTCTGGTGGGGCTCTGGGTGGCAGGAGGCTTTGTGGGCCCAGGCAGGAGCTGCAAGGAGACATGATATAAGCAGGGCTGATTCCAGATGGATCTCATTTGCTTGGCATCCCATTCCTGTTCCAGACTCACCTTGGTGACCACCTGCTCCTCAGTGCTGAGGGTGGCTGGCGACTCGGGGGAATCAGGTCTAGGGGTTCCCGAAGAGCTAGGAGGTGGCTCAGGACTGCCTGGAGCCTCGGCAGCAGGGCATTGGGTTCCAGCAGGCTCCAGTGAAGGCTCAGGAGAAGCAGTGGTAGGTGAACTGTTGGGTGAGGCTGATGAGCTAGGTGTGCCCCCAGGTGGGGCTCTCAGCAGGAGTGTCACTGTGGTTATATCCTGGCTGGTCCCTTCGGGAGTTGGGGTTGGCTCTGGGACCTCTGCCTGTTGCTCCTGTTCTTTGACTTCTGATACCTGTGGGGGACCCATAGGATTCAACCAAGATTTTCCTACCTTGAGTGCTATCCCCACCCATGGAGGGCAAGGCTGGCAGGTGCCCAAGGCAAGGGCATAAAAGTAGAGGAGCTGAGCATGGCTTCCTGTGGAACCTGCACAAGAATGGGGCTATCTCTGATCCTTACTTTCTAGTCTCTTGGCATTGCCTAGCCAAAGGTGGTTCAGAGAGGACCAGATCCTAATGTCAGTGGTTGGAAATGGCAGAAGACCTGTTGGGGATTCCTGGCCCTAATAGATCCCTGGAGCAAAGGCCCTTGACCCTCACTCAGCCTATTTAATCAGTGAATAGGTAGAGAAACCTGCCCGGACCAGTGACCCAGCGGCCTCTGCTGGTCATTTAGGGAATCTACACGGCCTGACTTTACCAGCACTCCTGGAGAACAGATAGCTCTGACTCTGAACAGTATTCCAACAGTTTGCTGGAATCTGACACGCAGGCCCTGGGTGAATCAAGGTAAGGATGCAGGCTGTCTGGAGGGTAAGGGGCAGCCTGGGATGGGTTTAAGGAGGGGAGGTAACATCACCAGGGTCAGGTTTGCATTTCTGTGAGATCCCTCTGGCTGCTAGGTGCAGGCTGGATGGCAGGAATGGGGTTAGAAAGTAGGAGTGAAGGTAGGAGAGGACCTATGTATCAATAAAAATGGTAATGGGGAAGGGGCAGAAACTTGGGAGCAGTGTAGACAGGTTGGCTTTGAGAGGAAGGCCTGGATAGAAACAAAGTCTGGTGTAGAGGACACGTGGCTGGAATTTGCCTGAGAGAATGGGCAGAGGCCTGAGAGCTCCAGTGTCTGCAAACACAGCCTGGGGTCCTCCCTTAACAGTCAAATACCAGTGTAGCAGACAAACAGGAGCTCTGTAATGTTGGCATCTGTGGGCACAAGACACTGAGCCTCCCTTCTACCATGGCCGTGCGCCTTACCTTATGCTGTTCCAGCCTGTATGCTGCCCGCCCCTTGCTGTCTTCTCCGGAGCCACTGTTGGAATGCCTGCTGTACAACCTCCCAGCCACAGTGGCGGCTGGAAGGGCAGAGGCAAGTGTCAGGCGAGTGGCTGGGAGGTGCTGTAGGCAGCACACAGCAGGGCAGCGGTGGAGCCAGGAAAGGGCACATaccctcaatctcctgagcccgTACACGGCGGATGGCAGCTCGGATCAGCTTGCGTTCCTCGTACTCACCAGCACCTCGCAGCTGAGAATGAGAGGCAGGTCATGGGTTTTAGGCTGGAGAGTCAAGGTGCTTCACCTGCCCTGTCCCAGTCCTATCCCCATCCCCTGCCCTGGGCCATACCAGTGTGGTCAACTCCTCCACATCATTCATAGACTCCAGCCGCCCTGCCAGTCGTGTGAGGGCAGCCTGCTGTTCGGCTTCCCGCTGCTGAGAGCTGCAAAGATATTATGACTGTAGCTATCATTGCCAAGGCCAGGTCATGGAGGATGTGGGCTAAAGGGAGGGTCAGGACAGGGTACCCAGAACCTTGACAGTGGGATATGTAGCTGCCTATGCAGACTCTCTGGCCATACAGTGATACACAAATGCCCCTGGATGTGGGAACTAATACCACACACTCAGACATGCTGTCCACACCAGTGTGGCTAGGACATCACCATAAATATATAGTCCATGATGATACACATACCTGTATTCACACCTTCCTATACACAAGTTGAGCCCTGGTGCATTCTTCCCTTCCCACATGCATTTCCAATGCAACCCCCACCCCGAACCCTGCCACTCACTGCAGCCAGTTCTCCTTGTTGTCCTGCCGCTCTGCACGGAAGCGT
This is a stretch of genomic DNA from Ictidomys tridecemlineatus isolate mIctTri1 chromosome 2, mIctTri1.hap1, whole genome shotgun sequence. It encodes these proteins:
- the Smtn gene encoding smoothelin isoform X2, with protein sequence MADEALAGLDEGALRKLLEVTADLAERRRIRSAIRELQRQELEREEEALASKRFRAERQDNKENWLHSQQREAEQQAALTRLAGRLESMNDVEELTTLLRGAGEYEERKLIRAAIRRVRAQEIEAATVAGRLYSRHSNSGSGEDSKGRAAYRLEQHKVSEVKEQEQQAEVPEPTPTPEGTSQDITTVTLLLRAPPGGTPSSSASPNSSPTTASPEPSLEPAGTQCPAAEAPGSPEPPPSSSGTPRPDSPESPATLSTEEQVVTKLLPGPTKPPATQSPTRGPSNTKRADLASPQPCQRSVSVLSPHQPAQNQESTPLASGPSPFQRAGSVRDRVRKLTSNSPTAARLQDGPPRAALGSPTPTKLLGPSFISTTPAASSNSSSSQGPSDTSSQFKQRGTAQPLAQLRSCPQEEGPRGRSLAARSLENRAGGPVACSEEPSTQLPVAVGIAEPGSSMKTTFTIEIKDGRGQASTGRVLLPTGNQRAELTLGLRAPSTLLSTSSGAKSTITHVSSPGTLSRLGSVTHVTTFSHSSPGSRGGCSIKAAEDAGTPVAHPPAFSTRRCSSAGPTHSSSLMEPEPAEPPSAAVETANGAEQTRVDKAPEGRSPLSAEDLMAIEDEGVLDKMLDQATDFEERKLIRAALRELRQRKRDQREKERERRLQEARARPGEARSNTATETTTRHSQRAADGSTVSTVTKTERLVHSNDGTRTARTTTVESSFVRRSENGSGSTTVQTKTFSSSSSSSKKMGSIFDREDQASPRPGSLAALEKRQAEKKKELMKAQSLPKTSASQARKAMIEKLEKEGATGPGGPRAAVQRSTSFGVPNANSIKQMLLDWCRAKTRGYEHVDIQNFSSSWSDGMAFCALVHNFFPEAFDYGQLSPQNRRQNFEVAFSSAEMLVDCVPLVEVEDMMIMGKKPDPKCVFTYVQSLYNHLRRHELRLRGKNV
- the Smtn gene encoding smoothelin isoform X4, with protein sequence MPLEVTADLAERRRIRSAIRELQRQELEREEEALASKRFRAERQDNKENWLHSQQREAEQQAALTRLAGRLESMNDVEELTTLLRGAGEYEERKLIRAAIRRVRAQEIEAATVAGRLYSRHSNSGSGEDSKGRAAYRLEQHKVSEVKEQEQQAEVPEPTPTPEGTSQDITTVTLLLRAPPGGTPSSSASPNSSPTTASPEPSLEPAGTQCPAAEAPGSPEPPPSSSGTPRPDSPESPATLSTEEQVVTKLLPGPTKPPATQSPTRGPSNTKRADLASPQPCQRSVSVLSPHQPAQNQESTPLASGPSPFQRAGSVRDRVRKLTSNSPTAARLQDGPPRAALGSPTPTKLLGPSFISTTPAASSNSSSSQGPSDTSSQFKQRGTAQPLAQLRSCPQEEGPRGRSLAARSLENRAGGPVACSEEPSTQLPVAVGIAEPGSSMKTTFTIEIKDGRGQASTGRVLLPTGNQRAELTLGLRAPSTLLSTSSGAKSTITHVSSPGTLSRLGSVTHVTTFSHSSPGSRGGCSIKAAEDAGTPVAHPPAFSTRRCSSAGPTHSSSLMEPEPAEPPSAAVETANGAEQTRVDKAPEGRSPLSAEDLMAIEDEGVLDKMLDQATDFEERKLIRAALRELRQRKRDQREKERERRLQEARARPGEARSNTATETTTRHSQRAADGSTVSTVTKTERLVHSNDGTRTARTTTVESSFVRRSENGSGSTTVQTKTFSSSSSSSKKMGSIFDREDQASPRPGSLAALEKRQAEKKKELMKAQSLPKTSASQARKAMIEKLEKEGATGSPGGPRAAVQRSTSFGVPNANSIKQMLLDWCRAKTRGYEHVDIQNFSSSWSDGMAFCALVHNFFPEAFDYGQLSPQNRRQNFEVAFSSAEMLVDCVPLVEVEDMMIMGKKPDPKCVFTYVQSLYNHLRRHELRLRGKNV
- the Smtn gene encoding smoothelin isoform X8; translated protein: MADEALAGLDEGALRKLLEVTADLAERRRIRSAIRELQRQELEREEEALASKRFRAERQDNKENWLHSQQREAEQQAALTRLAGRLESMNDVEELTTLLRGAGEYEERKLIRAAIRRVRAQEIEAATVAGRLYSRHSNSGSGEDSKGRAAYRLEQHKVSEVKEQEQQAEVPEPTPTPEGTSQDITTVTLLLRAPPGGTPSSSASPNSSPTTASPEPSLEPAGTQCPAAEAPGSPEPPPSSSGTPRPDSPESPATLSTEEQVVTKLLPGPTKPPATQSPTRGPSNTKRADLASPQPCQRSVSVLSPHQPAQNQESTPLASGPSPFQRAGSVRDRVRKLTSNSPTAARLQDGPPRAALGSPTPTKLLGPSFISTTPAASSNSSSSQGPSDTSSQFKQRGTAQPLAQLRSCPQEEGPRGRSLAARSLENRAGGPVACSEEPSTQLPVAVGIAEPGSSMKTTFTIEIKDGRGQASTGRVLLPTGNQRAELTLGLRAPSTLLSTSSGAKSTITHVSSPGTLSRLGSVTHVTTFSHSSPGSRGGCSIKMEPEPAEPPSAAVETANGAEQTRVDKAPEGRSPLSAEDLMAIEDEGVLDKMLDQATDFEERKLIRAALRELRQRKRDGSGSTTVQTKTFSSSSSSSKKMGSIFDREDQASPRPGSLAALEKRQAEKKKELMKAQSLPKTSASQARKAMIEKLEKEGATGSPGGPRAAVQRSTSFGVPNANSIKQMLLDWCRAKTRGYEHVDIQNFSSSWSDGMAFCALVHNFFPEAFDYGQLSPQNRRQNFEVAFSSAETHADCPQLLDTEDMVRLREPDWKCVYTYIQEFYRCLVQKGLVKTKKS
- the Smtn gene encoding smoothelin isoform X5 yields the protein MADEALAGLDEGALRKLLEVTADLAERRRIRSAIRELQRQELEREEEALASKRFRAERQDNKENWLHSQQREAEQQAALTRLAGRLESMNDVEELTTLLRGAGEYEERKLIRAAIRRVRAQEIEAATVAGRLYSRHSNSGSGEDSKGRAAYRLEQHKVSEVKEQEQQAEVPEPTPTPEGTSQDITTVTLLLRAPPGGTPSSSASPNSSPTTASPEPSLEPAGTQCPAAEAPGSPEPPPSSSGTPRPDSPESPATLSTEEQVVTKLLPGPTKPPATQSPTRGPSNTKRADLASPQPCQRSVSVLSPHQPAQNQESTPLASGPSPFQRAGSVRDRVRKLTSNSPTAARLQDGPPRAALGSPTPTKLLGPSFISTTPAASSNSSSSQGPSDTSSQFKQRGTAQPLAQLRSCPQEEGPRGRSLAARSLENRAGGPVACSEEPSTQLPVAVGIAEPGSSMKTTFTIEIKDGRGQASTGRVLLPTGNQRAELTLGLRAPSTLLSTSSGAKSTITHVSSPGTLSRLGSVTHVTTFSHSSPGSRGGCSIKMEPEPAEPPSAAVETANGAEQTRVDKAPEGRSPLSAEDLMAIEDEGVLDKMLDQATDFEERKLIRAALRELRQRKRDQREKERERRLQEARARPGEARSNTATETTTRHSQRAADGSTVSTVTKTERLVHSNDGTRTARTTTVESSFVRRSENGSGSTTVQTKTFSSSSSSSKKMGSIFDREDQASPRPGSLAALEKRQAEKKKELMKAQSLPKTSASQARKAMIEKLEKEGATGSPGGPRAAVQRSTSFGVPNANSIKQMLLDWCRAKTRGYEHVDIQNFSSSWSDGMAFCALVHNFFPEAFDYGQLSPQNRRQNFEVAFSSAEMLVDCVPLVEVEDMMIMGKKPDPKCVFTYVQSLYNHLRRHELRLRGKNV
- the Smtn gene encoding smoothelin isoform X7; protein product: MADEALAGLDEGALRKLLEVTADLAERRRIRSAIRELQRQELEREEEALASKRFRAERQDNKENWLHSQQREAEQQAALTRLAGRLESMNDVEELTTLLRGAGEYEERKLIRAAIRRVRAQEIEAATVAGRLYSRHSNSGSGEDSKGRAAYRLEQHKVSEVKEQEQQAEVPEPTPTPEGTSQDITTVTLLLRAPPGGTPSSSASPNSSPTTASPEPSLEPAGTQCPAAEAPGSPEPPPSSSGTPRPDSPESPATLSTEEQVVTKLLPGPTKPPATQSPTRGPSNTKRADLASPQPCQRSVSVLSPHQPAQNQESTPLASGPSPFQRAGSVRDRVRKLTSNSPTAARLQDGPPRAALGSPTPTKLLGPSFISTTPAASSNSSSSQGPSDTSSQFKQRGTAQPLAQLRSCPQEEGPRGRSLAARSLENRAGGPVACSEEPSTQLPVAVGIAEPGSSMKTTFTIEIKDGRGQASTGRVLLPTGNQRAELTLGLRAPSTLLSTSSGAKSTITHVSSPGTLSRLGSVTHVTTFSHSSPGSRGGCSIKAAEDAGTPVAHPPAFSTRRCSSAGPTHSSSLMEPEPAEPPSAAVETANGAEQTRVDKAPEGRSPLSAEDLMAIEDEGVLDKMLDQATDFEERKLIRAALRELRQRKRDGSGSTTVQTKTFSSSSSSSKKMGSIFDREDQASPRPGSLAALEKRQAEKKKELMKAQSLPKTSASQARKAMIEKLEKEGATGSPGGPRAAVQRSTSFGVPNANSIKQMLLDWCRAKTRGYEHVDIQNFSSSWSDGMAFCALVHNFFPEAFDYGQLSPQNRRQNFEVAFSSAEMLVDCVPLVEVEDMMIMGKKPDPKCVFTYVQSLYNHLRRHELRLRGKNV
- the Smtn gene encoding smoothelin isoform X1; its protein translation is MADEALAGLDEGALRKLLEVTADLAERRRIRSAIRELQRQELEREEEALASKRFRAERQDNKENWLHSQQREAEQQAALTRLAGRLESMNDVEELTTLLRGAGEYEERKLIRAAIRRVRAQEIEAATVAGRLYSRHSNSGSGEDSKGRAAYRLEQHKVSEVKEQEQQAEVPEPTPTPEGTSQDITTVTLLLRAPPGGTPSSSASPNSSPTTASPEPSLEPAGTQCPAAEAPGSPEPPPSSSGTPRPDSPESPATLSTEEQVVTKLLPGPTKPPATQSPTRGPSNTKRADLASPQPCQRSVSVLSPHQPAQNQESTPLASGPSPFQRAGSVRDRVRKLTSNSPTAARLQDGPPRAALGSPTPTKLLGPSFISTTPAASSNSSSSQGPSDTSSQFKQRGTAQPLAQLRSCPQEEGPRGRSLAARSLENRAGGPVACSEEPSTQLPVAVGIAEPGSSMKTTFTIEIKDGRGQASTGRVLLPTGNQRAELTLGLRAPSTLLSTSSGAKSTITHVSSPGTLSRLGSVTHVTTFSHSSPGSRGGCSIKAAEDAGTPVAHPPAFSTRRCSSAGPTHSSSLMEPEPAEPPSAAVETANGAEQTRVDKAPEGRSPLSAEDLMAIEDEGVLDKMLDQATDFEERKLIRAALRELRQRKRDQREKERERRLQEARARPGEARSNTATETTTRHSQRAADGSTVSTVTKTERLVHSNDGTRTARTTTVESSFVRRSENGSGSTTVQTKTFSSSSSSSKKMGSIFDREDQASPRPGSLAALEKRQAEKKKELMKAQSLPKTSASQARKAMIEKLEKEGATGSPGGPRAAVQRSTSFGVPNANSIKQMLLDWCRAKTRGYEHVDIQNFSSSWSDGMAFCALVHNFFPEAFDYGQLSPQNRRQNFEVAFSSAEMLVDCVPLVEVEDMMIMGKKPDPKCVFTYVQSLYNHLRRHELRLRGKNV
- the Smtn gene encoding smoothelin isoform X6 yields the protein MADEALAGLDEGALRKLLEVTADLAERRRIRSAIRELQRQELEREEEALASKRFRAERQDNKENWLHSQQREAEQQAALTRLAGRLESMNDVEELTTLLRGAGEYEERKLIRAAIRRVRAQEIEAATVAGRLYSRHSNSGSGEDSKGRAAYRLEQHKVSEVKEQEQQAEVPEPTPTPEGTSQDITTVTLLLRAPPGGTPSSSASPNSSPTTASPEPSLEPAGTQCPAAEAPGSPEPPPSSSGTPRPDSPESPATLSTEEQVVTKLLPGPTKPPATQSPTRGPSNTKRADLASPQPCQRSVSVLSPHQPAQNQESTPLASGPSPFQRAGSVRDRVRKLTSNSPTAARLQDGPPRAALGSPTPTKLLGPSFISTTPAASSNSSSSQGPSDTSSQFKQRGTAQPLAQLRSCPQEEGPRGRSLAARSLENRAGGPVACSEEPSTQLPVAVGIAEPGSSMKTTFTIEIKDGRGQASTGRVLLPTGNQRAELTLGLRAPSTLLSTSSGAKSTITHVSSPGTLSRLGSVTHVTTFSHSSPGSRGGCSIKMEPEPAEPPSAAVETANGAEQTRVDKAPEGRSPLSAEDLMAIEDEGVLDKMLDQATDFEERKLIRAALRELRQRKRDQREKERERRLQEARARPGEARSNTATETTTRHSQRAADGSTVSTVTKTERLVHSNDGTRTARTTTVESSFVRRSENGSGSTTVQTKTFSSSSSSSKKMGSIFDREDQASPRPGSLAALEKRQAEKKKELMKAQSLPKTSASQARKAMIEKLEKEGATGSPGGPRAAVQRSTSFGVPNANSIKQMLLDWCRAKTRGYEHVDIQNFSSSWSDGMAFCALVHNFFPEAFDYGQLSPQNRRQNFEVAFSSAETHADCPQLLDTEDMVRLREPDWKCVYTYIQEFYRCLVQKGLVKTKKS
- the Smtn gene encoding smoothelin isoform X3 — its product is MADEALAGLDEGALRKLLEVTADLAERRRIRSAIRELQRQELEREEEALASKRFRAERQDNKENWLHSQQREAEQQAALTRLAGRLESMNDVEELTTLLRGAGEYEERKLIRAAIRRVRAQEIEAATVAGRLYSRHSNSGSGEDSKGRAAYRLEQHKVSEVKEQEQQAEVPEPTPTPEGTSQDITTVTLLLRAPPGGTPSSSASPNSSPTTASPEPSLEPAGTQCPAAEAPGSPEPPPSSSGTPRPDSPESPATLSTEEQVVTKLLPGPTKPPATQSPTRGPSNTKRADLASPQPCQRSVSVLSPHQPAQNQESTPLASGPSPFQRAGSVRDRVRKLTSNSPTAARLQDGPPRAALGSPTPTKLLGPSFISTTPAASSNSSSSQGPSDTSSQFKQRGTAQPLAQLRSCPQEEGPRGRSLAARSLENRAGGPVACSEEPSTQLPVAVGIAEPGSSMKTTFTIEIKDGRGQASTGRVLLPTGNQRAELTLGLRAPSTLLSTSSGAKSTITHVSSPGTLSRLGSVTHVTTFSHSSPGSRGGCSIKAAEDAGTPVAHPPAFSTRRCSSAGPTHSSSLMEPEPAEPPSAAVETANGAEQTRVDKAPEGRSPLSAEDLMAIEDEGVLDKMLDQATDFEERKLIRAALRELRQRKRDQREKERERRLQEARARPGEARSNTATETTTRHSQRAADGSTVSTVTKTERLVHSNDGTRTARTTTVESSFVRRSENGSGSTTVQTKTFSSSSSSSKKMGSIFDREDQASPRPGSLAALEKRQAEKKKELMKAQSLPKTSASQARKAMIEKLEKEGATGSPGGPRAAVQRSTSFGVPNANSIKQMLLDWCRAKTRGYEHVDIQNFSSSWSDGMAFCALVHNFFPEAFDYGQLSPQNRRQNFEVAFSSAETHADCPQLLDTEDMVRLREPDWKCVYTYIQEFYRCLVQKGLVKTKKS